In the Quercus lobata isolate SW786 chromosome 5, ValleyOak3.0 Primary Assembly, whole genome shotgun sequence genome, one interval contains:
- the LOC115992782 gene encoding ATP synthase subunit epsilon, mitochondrial-like isoform X1: MASTSAVSFWRASGMTYITYSNICANLVRKCLKQPHKSEALEREKMYFSLSKWTDGKPQKPNLILFHNFQPRVIDGNETLRSDTPQD; this comes from the exons ATGGCGTCAACATCAGCAGTATCATTCTGGAGAGCTTCTGGAATGACGTATATAACGTATTCTAATATATGCGCCAATCTAGTAAGAAAATGCTTAAAACAGCCACACAAGAGTGAAGCACtcgagagagagaaaatgtatttctctctctccaagtgGACCGATGGCAAGCCCCAGAAGCCCA ATCTGATCTTGTTTCATAACTTTCAACCGCGTGTTATTGATGGAAATGAGA CCCTCCGTTCGGACACACCACAAGACTGA
- the LOC115992782 gene encoding ATP synthase subunit epsilon, mitochondrial-like isoform X2 produces MASTSAVSFWRASGMTYITYSNICANLVRKCLKQPHKSEALEREKMYFSLSKWTDGKPQKPTLRSDTPQD; encoded by the exons ATGGCGTCAACATCAGCAGTATCATTCTGGAGAGCTTCTGGAATGACGTATATAACGTATTCTAATATATGCGCCAATCTAGTAAGAAAATGCTTAAAACAGCCACACAAGAGTGAAGCACtcgagagagagaaaatgtatttctctctctccaagtgGACCGATGGCAAGCCCCAGAAGCCCA CCCTCCGTTCGGACACACCACAAGACTGA